A DNA window from Candidatus Roseilinea sp. contains the following coding sequences:
- a CDS encoding purine nucleoside phosphorylase has translation MANVTASISIQQTLRESIEAAVAHLRRLDARPWRVLIILGSGLGSLADEVADATRIPYADIPGFARSTVPGHQGQFVIGTLFGVPVAIMQGRMHFYEGYPLWQVTLPVRVARAMGATHMIVTNAAGGINRAFNIADVMLITDHINLVGMAGHNPLIGPNLDEYGPRFPEMTTAYDPELRQRAVQAAQAAGIELRQGVYVCLAGPNFETPAELRFLRAIGADAVGMSTVHEVLVARHAGLRVLGLSGITNVARLSADEGEPPSHEEVMQASVQIAPKISAIVRGVLPQMR, from the coding sequence ATGGCAAATGTAACGGCTTCGATTTCGATACAGCAGACCCTGCGCGAATCCATTGAGGCCGCAGTGGCGCATCTGCGCCGCTTGGACGCGCGCCCATGGCGTGTGCTGATCATCCTGGGCAGCGGCTTGGGGTCGCTGGCCGACGAAGTGGCCGATGCGACGCGCATCCCCTACGCAGATATCCCCGGCTTCGCGCGATCCACCGTCCCGGGTCACCAGGGCCAGTTCGTGATCGGCACGTTGTTCGGCGTGCCGGTGGCCATCATGCAAGGGCGGATGCATTTCTACGAAGGCTATCCGCTGTGGCAGGTTACCTTGCCGGTGCGCGTGGCACGCGCGATGGGCGCTACGCACATGATCGTCACCAACGCTGCAGGCGGCATCAACCGCGCGTTCAACATCGCCGACGTCATGCTCATCACCGATCACATCAACCTGGTGGGCATGGCGGGCCATAATCCGTTGATCGGGCCGAATCTGGACGAATACGGCCCTCGCTTTCCCGAGATGACCACAGCGTATGATCCTGAGTTGCGTCAGCGCGCTGTGCAGGCTGCGCAAGCTGCCGGCATCGAGCTGCGCCAGGGCGTTTATGTGTGCTTGGCCGGGCCGAACTTCGAGACGCCGGCCGAGTTGCGCTTTCTGCGCGCGATTGGCGCAGACGCCGTCGGTATGTCCACCGTGCATGAGGTGCTCGTGGCACGACATGCCGGTCTGCGCGTGCTGGGCCTCAGCGGCATTACCAACGTGGCGCGCCTGAGCGCGGACGAAGGAGAGCCGCCCTCGCACGAAGAAGTGATGCAGGCAAGCGTGCAGATTGCGCCCAAGATATCCGCGATCGTGCGCGGTGTGTTGCCGCAGATGCGCTGA
- the xerC gene encoding tyrosine recombinase XerC has protein sequence MEWRSTVDEFLASIQTERGASANTIMAYRNDLAQLINYLSATLPHDTPWSNVTTDTLEAYVQRLAEQNYTASTIARKVAALKTFFHWLSQRGLVTEDPTLRLRSPRVEKRMPRLLSEEEVNRLFESASKMSSPRSLRDRALLEVIYATGMRVSEAINLRLGDVDLEANTVRCAGRGARQRTIPLTPQASAALRAYLEHARSDMMNDTNTDFVFISPLGGKLTRQAVWQLTRQYAQEAGIEGELTPHTLRHSRAAHMLNSGEDIRRVREWLGHANLATTQMYRPRQDKENKLVPANS, from the coding sequence ATGGAATGGCGCAGCACGGTTGACGAATTTCTGGCATCCATTCAAACAGAGCGTGGCGCTTCGGCCAACACAATCATGGCCTATCGCAATGACCTCGCGCAGCTCATCAATTACTTGAGCGCAACACTGCCGCATGATACGCCCTGGTCGAACGTAACTACTGATACACTAGAGGCCTATGTCCAGCGGCTCGCGGAACAAAACTACACGGCTTCAACGATCGCGCGCAAGGTCGCCGCGTTGAAGACTTTTTTCCACTGGCTGAGTCAGCGTGGGTTGGTGACGGAGGACCCGACGCTGCGGCTGCGTTCGCCAAGAGTGGAGAAACGCATGCCCCGCCTGCTGAGCGAAGAAGAAGTGAATCGCTTGTTCGAGAGCGCTTCGAAGATGTCGTCGCCGCGTTCGTTGCGCGACCGGGCGCTGCTCGAGGTGATCTACGCGACCGGCATGCGCGTGTCGGAGGCCATTAACCTGCGCCTGGGCGATGTGGATCTTGAAGCGAATACCGTGCGCTGCGCGGGGCGCGGCGCGCGTCAGCGCACCATCCCACTCACGCCACAGGCATCGGCAGCATTGCGCGCCTATCTGGAGCATGCGCGCAGCGACATGATGAACGACACGAACACCGACTTCGTGTTCATCAGTCCGCTGGGGGGCAAATTAACGCGCCAGGCCGTGTGGCAGCTCACCCGCCAGTACGCCCAGGAAGCCGGCATTGAGGGGGAGCTGACGCCGCACACATTGCGACACTCGCGCGCAGCGCACATGTTGAACAGTGGCGAAGACATCCGGCGTGTGCGGGAATGGCTGGGCCATGCCAACCTGGCGACGACGCAAATGTATCGGCCGCGCCAGGACAAAGAGAATAAACTCGTTCCTGCCAACTCGTAA
- a CDS encoding epimerase, translated as MRFLITGGSGFLGINLTRYLLNKGHQVVCYDIADFDYPERDRITFVKADIRDRAMLDRVMPGVNIVVHTAAALPLYSKEDIYTTDILGTRNVVDAAYQAGVERLIHISSTAVYGIPDHHPLYEDDKLQGVGPYGEAKIEAERICLEYRQKGMCIPIIRPKSFIGPERLGVFALLYDWARDGRGFPVLGNGKNRYQYLDVEDLCEAIYLCCTLPCEQTNDTFNIGAKEFGTVAEDFQAVLDYAGHGKKVRPFPAAPMIWGLRILEGLRLSPLYKWVYETIAKDSFVSIEKAERVLGFKPKYSNKDALLRNYQWYLDNYEKFADKSGVSHRVPWKQGVLGIVKRFF; from the coding sequence ATGAGGTTTCTGATTACCGGTGGTTCTGGTTTCCTCGGAATCAATTTGACGCGATACCTGCTGAACAAAGGGCATCAGGTCGTCTGCTACGACATCGCGGACTTCGACTATCCGGAGCGCGACCGCATCACGTTCGTCAAGGCTGACATCCGCGACCGCGCGATGCTTGATCGCGTCATGCCCGGCGTGAACATCGTCGTGCACACTGCGGCTGCGTTGCCCCTCTACTCCAAAGAGGATATCTACACTACCGACATCCTAGGTACGCGCAACGTGGTGGATGCGGCCTACCAGGCCGGCGTAGAGCGGCTGATTCACATCTCTTCGACCGCGGTCTACGGCATTCCAGACCATCACCCGCTTTACGAAGATGACAAACTGCAAGGCGTGGGGCCATACGGCGAAGCCAAGATCGAAGCAGAACGCATCTGTCTGGAGTACCGCCAGAAGGGCATGTGCATTCCGATCATCCGGCCCAAGTCGTTCATCGGCCCGGAGCGGCTGGGCGTATTTGCGCTGCTCTACGACTGGGCGCGTGACGGACGCGGCTTCCCTGTGCTGGGCAACGGCAAGAATCGCTACCAGTATCTCGATGTGGAAGATCTGTGTGAGGCGATCTATCTGTGTTGCACTTTGCCGTGCGAGCAGACCAACGACACGTTTAACATCGGCGCAAAGGAGTTTGGCACAGTGGCCGAGGACTTTCAGGCCGTGCTCGACTACGCCGGCCATGGCAAGAAGGTCAGGCCCTTTCCCGCCGCGCCGATGATCTGGGGGTTGCGCATCCTGGAGGGATTGAGGCTCTCGCCGTTGTACAAGTGGGTGTACGAGACGATCGCTAAAGACTCATTTGTGTCTATTGAGAAGGCGGAACGTGTGCTGGGCTTCAAACCGAAGTACTCCAACAAAGATGCGCTGCTGAGGAATTATCAGTGGTATCTGGACAACTACGAGAAGTTCGCGGATAAATCGGGGGTGTCGCACCGCGTGCCGTGGAAGCAAGGGGTGCTAGGCATCGTCAAACGGTTCTTCTAA
- the galK gene encoding galactokinase, producing the protein MEPGFAFVTLCTIMNVADLVAHFMQTFGRPPAFVARAPGRVNLIGEHTDYNDGFVLPMAIDRDVTIVGASRDDRVVRLRSINFGDETSFVLDRIEKAPDGAWSNYARGVADVLQRAGFALCGFDGVIYGEVPIGSGLSSSAAIEMATVMAFAAAGAGGAAPWALDGAQAARLAQRAENEFVGVNCGIMDQFIASLGKAGHALFIDCRSLAYELTPMPKGVTVLVVDTSMPRSLAASAYNERRAQCEAAARLLDAPALRDVSVETFERRRSELPDLIARRAAHVIYENRRVLDAVAALRANDVATFGRLMNQSHASLRDAYEVSSEALDAVVEIAQRVPGVHGARMTGAGFGGCAIALVDDAQVGALTQAVLREYPQRVGREPKVYACVASNGASWRML; encoded by the coding sequence ATGGAGCCTGGCTTTGCTTTTGTGACACTGTGCACGATCATGAACGTAGCAGACCTCGTCGCGCACTTTATGCAGACCTTTGGCCGGCCCCCGGCCTTCGTGGCGCGCGCGCCCGGCCGCGTGAACCTGATCGGCGAACACACCGACTACAACGATGGCTTCGTGTTGCCGATGGCGATTGACCGCGATGTGACTATCGTCGGCGCGTCGCGCGATGACCGCGTCGTGCGATTGCGCTCCATCAACTTCGGCGATGAAACCAGCTTCGTGCTCGACCGCATCGAGAAAGCGCCCGACGGCGCTTGGAGCAACTACGCGCGCGGCGTGGCCGACGTGTTACAGCGCGCTGGCTTTGCCTTGTGCGGCTTTGATGGCGTGATCTATGGTGAAGTGCCGATCGGCAGCGGGCTATCCTCGTCGGCAGCCATTGAGATGGCCACCGTGATGGCCTTCGCCGCAGCAGGGGCGGGTGGAGCGGCGCCTTGGGCGTTGGACGGCGCGCAGGCTGCCCGCCTGGCCCAACGCGCCGAGAACGAGTTCGTCGGCGTCAACTGCGGCATCATGGATCAGTTTATCGCATCGCTTGGCAAGGCCGGCCATGCGCTTTTTATTGACTGTCGCTCGTTGGCCTATGAGCTGACGCCGATGCCCAAAGGCGTGACCGTGTTGGTGGTGGATACTTCTATGCCGCGCAGTTTGGCCGCCAGCGCCTACAACGAGCGCCGCGCCCAGTGCGAAGCGGCAGCGCGTCTGCTCGATGCGCCGGCGTTGCGCGATGTGTCGGTCGAGACGTTTGAGCGACGTCGCAGCGAATTGCCCGACTTGATCGCGCGGCGCGCGGCGCACGTGATCTACGAGAATCGGCGCGTGCTGGACGCCGTCGCTGCGCTCCGCGCTAATGACGTGGCGACGTTCGGCCGACTGATGAACCAATCACACGCCAGCCTGCGCGACGCGTATGAGGTAAGCAGCGAAGCGCTGGACGCAGTGGTGGAGATTGCGCAGCGTGTCCCCGGCGTGCATGGCGCGCGTATGACCGGTGCGGGCTTCGGTGGCTGCGCCATCGCCTTGGTGGACGATGCGCAGGTCGGCGCGCTGACACAGGCCGTCCTTCGCGAGTATCCGCAACGCGTCGGCCGCGAGCCGAAGGTCTATGCCTGTGTGGCGAGCAATGGCGCAAGCTGGAGGATGCTATGA
- the trpS gene encoding tryptophan--tRNA ligase, with protein MTNNIVFSGIQPTGDMHIGNYFGAVVNYVRLQNTGVYRTIYCVVDLHAMTIPYEPAALRRNTEQMFIDLLACGLDPERSIVFVQSMVPEHTELAWIFGCVCSYGDLTRQTQFKEKSEQLQGKQDAFISAGLFTYPVLQAADILLYRAAHVPVGQDQKQHLELSRTIANRFNTQFGEYFPEPEMLATETPKILALNEPTKKMSKSLGPKSYVGLFEDEQTVRSKVRAAVTDAGEAGTPLGEGARNLLGLLRACGKHDQAEAFEREYAAGNRRYAPLKDAVADALVELTSSLRARREAIGADRAHIRRLMQEGAEKARDIARATMKDVRALTGLPEHAQ; from the coding sequence ATGACCAACAACATCGTCTTCTCCGGCATTCAACCGACCGGCGACATGCACATCGGCAATTACTTTGGCGCAGTAGTGAACTACGTGCGATTGCAAAACACCGGCGTATATCGCACCATCTACTGCGTGGTGGACCTGCACGCGATGACCATCCCTTACGAGCCGGCCGCGCTGCGCAGGAACACCGAGCAGATGTTCATTGACCTGCTGGCATGCGGCCTCGACCCGGAGAGGTCTATCGTCTTCGTGCAGTCCATGGTGCCCGAGCACACCGAGCTGGCGTGGATCTTTGGCTGTGTATGTTCCTACGGCGACCTGACGCGCCAGACGCAATTCAAGGAGAAGAGCGAACAGCTCCAAGGCAAGCAAGACGCCTTCATCTCCGCCGGTCTGTTCACCTATCCGGTGCTACAGGCGGCGGACATCCTGCTGTATCGCGCGGCGCATGTGCCGGTTGGACAAGATCAGAAACAACACTTAGAACTATCGCGCACCATCGCCAACCGCTTCAACACCCAGTTCGGGGAATACTTTCCCGAGCCAGAGATGCTGGCGACCGAGACGCCGAAGATCCTCGCGCTCAACGAGCCGACCAAGAAGATGAGCAAGAGCCTTGGACCAAAATCCTATGTCGGATTATTCGAGGACGAGCAGACGGTGCGCAGCAAGGTGCGCGCGGCGGTGACGGACGCCGGCGAAGCTGGCACGCCGCTGGGCGAAGGCGCACGCAACCTGCTCGGGCTGCTGCGCGCGTGCGGCAAGCATGACCAGGCCGAGGCGTTCGAGCGGGAGTATGCGGCAGGCAACCGCCGCTATGCGCCGCTGAAAGATGCCGTCGCCGACGCGCTGGTGGAGCTGACGAGCAGCCTGCGCGCGCGCCGAGAGGCAATCGGCGCCGACCGCGCGCACATCCGCCGTTTGATGCAAGAGGGCGCGGAGAAGGCGCGCGACATCGCGCGCGCGACGATGAAAGACGTGCGGGCGCTCACCGGCCTGCCGGAGCACGCGCAATAG
- the glpK gene encoding glycerol kinase, which yields MLIAAIDQGTTSTRCILFNHEGQPVATAQQEHRQIYPRPGWVEHDPMEIWAHAQGMFAEALARVNARIADIAAIGITNQRETTIVWERATGKPIYNAIVWQDTRTADICAALAKDGGQDRYRAKTGLPLATYFSGPKLKWLLDHVPGARARAQNGELLFGTVDTWLIWNATGQHVTDVTNAGRTMLMNLATLDWDDDILRDLDIPRAMLPRIASSSEVYGETREGAPVAGDMGDQHAALFGQTCFAPGEAKNTYGTGCFMLMNTGETPVPSSNGLLTTMGYKIGDAKPVYALEGSIAIAGALVQWLRDNLGLIHQSDEIEALARSVEDNGGIYFVPAFSGLYAPYWREDARGVIVGLTRFVNKGHLARAALEATAYQTRDVLDAMNRDIQASMDTQKAAIAPLRSLKVDGGMVRNELLMQFQADLLNVPVIRPTVSETTALGAAYAAGLAVGYWRNIEDLRAHWRADKTWQPNMDDATRDRMYRGWHKAVTRAFGWVEQ from the coding sequence ATGTTGATCGCTGCCATAGACCAGGGCACCACCAGCACGCGCTGCATCCTCTTCAACCACGAGGGGCAGCCGGTCGCAACTGCGCAACAGGAGCATCGCCAGATCTACCCCCGGCCCGGCTGGGTCGAGCACGACCCGATGGAGATTTGGGCGCACGCGCAAGGCATGTTCGCCGAGGCGCTGGCGCGGGTCAACGCGCGCATTGCCGATATCGCCGCCATCGGCATCACCAACCAGCGCGAGACCACCATCGTGTGGGAGCGAGCGACCGGCAAGCCGATCTACAACGCCATCGTCTGGCAGGACACACGCACCGCCGACATCTGCGCCGCGCTGGCGAAAGACGGCGGCCAGGATCGCTATCGCGCCAAGACCGGCCTGCCGCTGGCCACCTACTTCTCCGGCCCCAAACTCAAGTGGCTGCTAGATCACGTGCCCGGCGCGCGCGCCCGCGCTCAAAACGGCGAACTGCTGTTCGGCACAGTGGACACCTGGCTGATCTGGAATGCCACCGGCCAGCACGTTACCGACGTGACCAACGCCGGGCGCACCATGCTGATGAACTTGGCGACGCTGGATTGGGACGACGATATCCTGCGCGACCTGGATATCCCACGCGCCATGCTGCCGCGCATCGCTTCCTCGTCCGAGGTGTACGGCGAAACGCGCGAAGGCGCGCCGGTAGCCGGTGACATGGGCGACCAGCACGCTGCGCTGTTCGGTCAGACGTGCTTCGCACCGGGCGAGGCGAAGAACACCTACGGCACCGGCTGCTTCATGCTGATGAACACCGGCGAGACGCCCGTGCCATCCTCAAACGGCCTGCTCACCACGATGGGCTATAAGATCGGCGACGCGAAGCCCGTTTACGCCTTAGAAGGCTCGATCGCCATCGCCGGCGCATTGGTGCAGTGGCTGCGCGACAACCTGGGCCTCATCCACCAATCGGATGAAATCGAAGCGCTGGCGCGCTCGGTCGAGGATAACGGCGGGATTTACTTCGTGCCGGCGTTCAGCGGTTTGTACGCGCCCTACTGGCGCGAAGACGCCCGCGGCGTGATCGTCGGCCTGACGCGCTTCGTGAACAAAGGGCACCTCGCCCGCGCCGCGCTCGAGGCCACTGCCTACCAGACGCGCGATGTGCTCGACGCGATGAACCGCGACATCCAAGCCAGCATGGACACCCAGAAGGCCGCCATTGCTCCCCTCCGATCGCTCAAGGTGGACGGCGGCATGGTGCGCAACGAACTGTTGATGCAGTTCCAGGCCGACCTCTTGAACGTGCCGGTCATTCGTCCCACGGTGAGCGAGACCACAGCGCTGGGCGCAGCCTACGCGGCCGGGCTGGCCGTTGGCTATTGGCGCAACATCGAAGATCTGCGCGCGCACTGGCGCGCCGACAAGACGTGGCAGCCGAACATGGACGACGCCACACGAGACCGAATGTATCGCGGTTGGCACAAGGCGGTGACGCGGGCGTTTGGCTGGGTGGAGCAATGA
- a CDS encoding hypothetical protein (possible pseudo, frameshifted), producing the protein MRALAKDPAQRYRDADQLARALSAYALQSAEQTLVNLPPVAPSPAAVVRRPTPQSSTGAPSAPMITSHAAAPTATPAQTGPDVLLWLLAAIAFLCVLGLIPLYVLVYQAYQTPPTPRAPTAASPNPTAAPPIASGNLKIKTPALTGKTPEEAARELALLGLGIRVAEERPDNGTAQRVVLEQRPPADTLVDPGAVVEVVISKPAEAHEVPGDLIGRALDATISQTLAALGWNIVVTEALDFAPRGVILAMTPPAGSKLTAGETLTLTVSSGGRIALNVDMGPVTLDAVTLQRATYFPGQTVQFNVTWRANQPVGRDYKVGWYLFNPEMTAALAQGEDRAPRHKGLPAPTSAWNSGMIIEDTYTLRIPDGLAPGAYGLVIGMYDGDGRLNVIHPGNAVALNDLVVLCSIFVQ; encoded by the coding sequence ATGCGCGCGCTGGCCAAAGATCCGGCTCAGCGCTATCGCGACGCCGACCAACTGGCTCGCGCGCTGTCGGCTTATGCGCTGCAGAGCGCGGAGCAAACGCTGGTGAACCTGCCGCCGGTTGCGCCATCACCTGCTGCGGTCGTCCGACGCCCCACCCCACAGTCGTCAACCGGCGCGCCGAGTGCGCCGATGATCACATCGCATGCCGCCGCGCCGACGGCAACGCCTGCGCAGACCGGCCCGGATGTGCTGCTATGGCTGCTCGCCGCCATCGCGTTCTTGTGCGTGTTGGGGCTGATTCCCCTCTACGTGCTGGTCTACCAAGCGTATCAAACACCGCCTACGCCACGCGCGCCGACGGCTGCGTCCCCGAATCCCACGGCGGCGCCGCCCATCGCCAGCGGCAACCTCAAGATAAAAACACCGGCGCTGACCGGCAAGACGCCGGAAGAAGCAGCCCGCGAGCTGGCTCTGCTCGGCCTTGGCATTCGCGTCGCCGAGGAACGGCCGGACAACGGCACAGCCCAGCGCGTCGTGCTCGAGCAACGCCCACCGGCCGATACGCTGGTGGACCCAGGCGCGGTGGTCGAGGTAGTGATCAGCAAACCCGCCGAAGCGCACGAAGTGCCCGGCGACCTAATCGGCCGCGCGCTGGACGCCACAATCAGCCAGACGCTGGCCGCGCTGGGCTGGAACATCGTCGTCACCGAGGCGTTGGACTTCGCACCGCGCGGGGTTATCTTGGCGATGACCCCCCCGGCGGGCAGCAAGCTGACCGCCGGTGAGACGTTGACGCTGACCGTGAGCAGCGGCGGGCGCATCGCGCTGAACGTGGACATGGGTCCGGTGACGCTGGACGCAGTGACGCTGCAGCGCGCGACTTACTTCCCCGGCCAGACCGTGCAGTTTAACGTCACCTGGCGCGCCAACCAGCCAGTCGGGCGCGATTACAAGGTGGGTTGGTATCTCTTCAACCCCGAAATGACGGCCGCGCTGGCGCAAGGCGAAGATCGCGCGCCGCGCCACAAGGGCCTGCCGGCGCCGACCTCGGCCTGGAACAGCGGCATGATCATCGAAGACACCTACACCCTGCGCATTCCCGACGGCCTAGCGCCCGGCGCCTATGGCCTGGTCATTGGGATGTATGACGGCGATGGCCGTCTGAACGTGATCCACCCCGGCAATGCCGTGGCGCTCAACGACCTGGTGGTGCTCTGCAGCATCTTCGTGCAATGA